Proteins encoded together in one Epinephelus moara isolate mb chromosome 2, YSFRI_EMoa_1.0, whole genome shotgun sequence window:
- the si:ch211-137a8.4 gene encoding uncharacterized transmembrane protein DDB_G0289901, which translates to MAATEANAAPVVQEDGKTPESKPTEAEQPAKNANSETVNSEVVDKDGTAVNNEVVDNKETVNNDTAAAAGGEEGEAAASGEAAAPQSSENTSSAEPKTSFLDSFLNKSGLGKVMGGRKKKEQSTASGGEDNAAEGGEKEGEKGGEEAAAAEGGAEGGAEGDAAIEKAPESGEKEEEKKAEKSKPAEAKSTVRDLIRKPVARIFSHRSTEKKDGAAAEPQKQVKVRSKSLDRLEDPEALNTTADSTIEEGGAAGGAEGGAEGGADGEQKASSSSAATKHMKRWHSFKKLMAQKAHKKSGGGAEDVKEEGAEGEGGGDSSTLDSKESGQKRWKLKRSWTFQGLKRDPSMVGISGKAKGSDKDSADNTKPEEAAAAGGAEEGEEAKAEGGAEEAKTEGGEEKAEGGEEEKAATAGGGTVTQHANEIWTSFKKRVIPKSKRANTECAPSGEEDAAAASGEDGAAEEGKDGKSAKAKRSHFGRAVSLKNFILRKGKSTSVDMGEGAKEEEEEAAEGGEAAEEAAVDGEVATATEETNDKDAAEAEKTPAAETGGEAAKEVEKTPAEAPVTNGENGCSNGTGEENATHNHQEEEKTTGGSPVKKSKEAGGAKEDANAKIINATAAVNSDKKAGNV; encoded by the exons ATGGCGGCGACGGAGGCCAATGCGGCGCCGGTGGTCCAAGAAGATGGGAAAACCCCTGAGAGCAAGCCGACAGAGGCCGAGCAACCAGCTAAAAACGCAAACTCAGAGACTGTCAACAGCGAAGTTGTCGATAAAGATGGCACCGCTGTCAACAACGAGGTTGTCGATAACAAAGAGACTGTGAATAATGACACAGCGGCGGCGGCAGGAGGTGAGGAGGGAGAAGCAGCAGCAAGCGGGGAGGCAGCAGCTCCTCAGAGCTCAGAAAACACCTCCTCTGCTGAGCCCAAGACCTCATTCCTGGACTCCTTCCTCAACAAGAGCGGTCTGGGGAAGGTGATGGGAggaaggaagaagaaggagcagaGCACAGCCTCTGGAGGAGAGGACAACGCAGCTGAAGgaggggagaaagagggagagaaaggaggtGAGGAGGCCGCAGCAGCTgagggaggagcagagggaggtgCAGAGGGCGATGCAGCGATAGAGAAAGCTCCAGAAAgcggagagaaggaggaggagaagaaagcagagaagagcaaaCCAGCGGAGGCTAAATCCACAGTTCGAGATCTGATCAGGAAGCCAGTGGCGAGGATCTTCTCTCATCGCAGCACCGAGAAGAAGGACGGTGCTGCTGCAGAACCCCAGAAACAAGTAAAGGTTCGATCCAAGTCCCTTGACCGGCTGGAAGATCCAGAAGCACTTAACACCACTGCTGACTCAACCATAGAGGagggaggagcagcaggaggagcagaaggaggagcagagggaggcgCAGATGGAGAACAGAAAGCGTCATCCTCCTCGGCAGCCACCAAGCACATGAAACGCTGGCACTCCTTTAAGAAGCTCATGGCTCAGAAGGCGCACAAGAagagtggaggaggagcagaggacgTAAAGGAAGAGGGggcagagggagaaggaggcGGAGACTCCTCCACACTGGACTCCAAGGAGTCGGGACAGAAGAGGTGGAAGCTGAAACGCTCCTGGACCTTCCAGGGCCTGAAGAGGGACCCATCCATGGTCGGCATCAGCGGCAAGGCCAAGGGCTCCGACAAAGACTCTGCTGACAACACGAAGCCAGAGGAGGCAGCAGCGGCGGGAGGAgctgaggaaggagaggaggccaaggcagagggaggagcagaggaggccaagacagagggaggggaagagaaggctgagggaggggaagaggagaaggCAGCAACAGCAGGAGGTGGGACGGTGACGCAACACGCCAACGAGATCTGGACCTCCTTCAAGAAGCGAGTCATCCCAAAGTCTAAACGCGCCAACACAGAGTGCGCCCCCAGCGGGGAGGAGGATGCAGCTGCTGCCTCAG GTGAggatggagcagcagaggaaggcAAAGATGGCAAGTCAGCCAAGGCCAAGCGCTCACATTTTGGCCGTGCAGTTTCCCTGAAGAACTTCATCCTGCGAAAGGGCAAGTCCACCAGTGTGGATATGGGTGAGGGTgccaaggaggaggaggaggaggctgcagagggaggagaagcagcagaggaggCAGCTGTCGACGGTGAAGTTGCCACAGCGACTGAGGAGACCAATGACAAAGATGCAGCGGAGGCTGAGAAGACGCCGGCAGCAGAGACCGGAGGGGAGGCTGCAAAGGAGGTGGAGAAGACGCCGGCTGAAGCTCCAGTGACCAACGGGGAGAATGGCTGCTCCAACGGCACGGGGGAGGAAAATGCCACACACAATcaccaggaggaggagaagacgaCGGGGGGCAGCCCTGTGAAGAAGAGTAAGGAGGCAGGAGGAGCGAAAGAGGATGCCAACGCCAAGATCATCAACGCCACGGCGGCCGTGAACAGCG